A region of the Methanobrevibacter ruminantium M1 genome:
GTTTTGATTTGCATCTGATCAAAATCGCTGAATCCCTTTTCATCCAAAAGCTCCAGATATTTAGGATATGACTTTGCTATTTGCAGATACAATGCATTTGTACGGGATTTCTTATAGGCATCATTAGCCATTACCTCATCAAAAGGATATCTTCCATCATTCTCCTTCATATATTCATTTACAAAATCTATATATTCAGGGTCAATTTTAGTATTCCTTTCTATATAGTCAACCAATTTTTTACTATCTACCTTAAAGGTGGCGTATTCGCCATATTTATCTATTAGGTTAAATATTTCATTCTGGCGGATGTGACACTCATTAACAAAGCCTAAGTCTTTCTTATATTTGTTTAAAAACATTTTCTGTTTTTCGTTAACGCTATCTCCCAAGACACGAGTATTGTATTCCCCAATCTCTGAGAGAATCACTCTGCAAAAAGCATGTATGGTTGATATTTGCATCATGCTTACTACAGATTCATCAATATCCTTATATAAACGTTCTTTAAGCTCTTCTGCAGCTTTGCGTGTGAATGTAATAACTAAAAGGCTTGAAGGCTCTACCTTCTCTTCATTTATGAGAAACTTGATTCTTTCTATTAAAACACGTGTTTTCCCAGCGCCTGGACCTGCTTCTATGACCAAGTACTTGTCTCCATTGTAATAGGCAGCCCTTTTTTGGTTTTTATTTAAATCAATTGACATATTTCCCCTCAAAGAAAAAGAATAAAATCATAAAAATCAAAGTTATTTTATATTTATGTGCATTTTATATAATAAAATATATGCATTTAATGTTTAGTAAGTATGATTTTGATATTATTTTAATAAGTTGGAACAAAAGAAATTTCGATTTTTCTTTTTAAGTTAAAACAATTATTAAATGTTCAAAATAGCCAATAAACAAAAAACGAAAATCATAATGATGTATGTGGCAAATGAGATAAATATATGCTTATTCATTTATAAAACTCCTTTTATGATGATAGGTTTAATGAAATAAACCTATCTAAATTAATTCAACATTAACTGCCCTAGTGGACTCCTTATTTTTAGAATAATCAATGCTATCCCCAAGATAATATGAAACCCTCATATTATTCCAAATATAATCATGATCATCCTTAAAGTCCTTGAATAGGAAGAATTGGTTTTTTCCTCCATCATCTGGCTTAATAAAACCAAATCCCCTTTCTTGTTTTATGGCACTTATGGTTCCTGTAAACTGCTTTTTATTTCTGTATAAACATTCTCTCCAGAAAGGTTTAAGCTCATTAGCTATCTTATTATAATTGGTATTTTCCAAATCAAAGCCTAAATCTCTGATTTTCTCTTCCAAATAATCTGGAATGAAATTGCCATAGGATTTTTTGATAGCGTAGCTGAGATAATAATGTTTATTGGATTCCTCAGTAAGACCCAATTGGCTTAAGATATATCCGAGTTCTGTGTAATAATTTACACAGGATTTGATATCCTTTTTTAAAATAATATAATGGACCCCACTGACTAATGCATTATCATAATCATCTAATTTTAGATAGTTATCTGCTAAAAGTTTATAGAAATAGTTTTCACTCCTTTTAAGCAATAATTCATTGATATATTCAATTGAAAGTTCATAATCTCCAGTCAGATTATATATTTTAGCTATGCTCCATTTAATCCAATACTTAGCTTCACTGGCAGTGTCTGGAAGGTCATTGATTAATCTAATGGAATATTGCAAAGCAGCATCATATTTTCCTATGCCAATCAATGCCTTAACCATATTTGAAAGATATTTCTCATGATGGGAGAATCTATAATAGCCATTGGAATTATGTCTTGAAACATCAGATAGGAAAGACTCATCTAATCTTATCAGGTATTTAATTGCATCCAAATAGTATTCTTCCTTGATTAGAACAGTGCTAAGATTTAAAATAAAATCAGCATATGGATCTTCAAAATTTCTATTGGAGCAATCCTCTTGATTAAAGTTTTCTACTACAAAATCAGCATAGTGCCTTAAATCACCTATAGATTGGCAGTTATCAATATGGGATTCTTGTATTGCACGGATAAAATAAATTTCATCCAAATCATTAAAGAGCTCTCTATTTGTATTGAAAACTTTTAAAAAATTAGTTTCTGCTTCTTTCATATTCTTTTTCATATAAAGTCTGCGTGCATGTATTAGTTCATTTGAAGTGGTTTCATTCATGGTATCTTATAATTTAATCTAGTTCAACTGCGATTATACAAAAAATAGAATTGAACAAAATATTTAATGTATGGTACAAGTCTTTTGTGATGTATCTTTTGGTGTTCAATTACATAGTATAAGTTTATAATAATATTTAAAGGTTTGGTTTTTTGTTGCTATCCTTGTTTTAATAGATTACTTTTTGCAATTTGTATACCATGACAGTAAAATTGTAACTTTTGCATCACAATCCTTGTTTTAAAAGATTACTTTTTGCTATTCAGTAACAATTTTTCTCGAAAAACAAGAAGGCAATCACAATCCTTGTTTTAGTAGATTACTTTTTGCAATAAAAAGACACTTAAAAATTATGGAACAAAAAAAGGAGTCACAATCCTTGTTTTAAAAGATTACTTTTTGCA
Encoded here:
- a CDS encoding cold shock domain-containing protein; amino-acid sequence: MNETTSNELIHARRLYMKKNMKEAETNFLKVFNTNRELFNDLDEIYFIRAIQESHIDNCQSIGDLRHYADFVVENFNQEDCSNRNFEDPYADFILNLSTVLIKEEYYLDAIKYLIRLDESFLSDVSRHNSNGYYRFSHHEKYLSNMVKALIGIGKYDAALQYSIRLINDLPDTASEAKYWIKWSIAKIYNLTGDYELSIEYINELLLKRSENYFYKLLADNYLKLDDYDNALVSGVHYIILKKDIKSCVNYYTELGYILSQLGLTEESNKHYYLSYAIKKSYGNFIPDYLEEKIRDLGFDLENTNYNKIANELKPFWRECLYRNKKQFTGTISAIKQERGFGFIKPDDGGKNQFFLFKDFKDDHDYIWNNMRVSYYLGDSIDYSKNKESTRAVNVELI